The following proteins are encoded in a genomic region of Dokdonia donghaensis DSW-1:
- a CDS encoding YqaA family protein — protein MSSKSGIKKKNRLQLLHQYYVYTGFYSFLKDALKKALPPILFVVAAIVCIHYFVIDLNTALQYVIDNYSNFLVLTLFFVSESILGIIPPELFIAWSDKTSDPVLYLSIIALLSYLGGAVSYFTGRASLKIPAVHNYLEVRMEKHLKNARKWGGFLILVGALLPLPFAVASLAAGMIRFDFKYWALFGLARFVRYAIYGAAIFSLVS, from the coding sequence ATGAGTTCAAAATCAGGCATAAAAAAGAAAAATAGACTACAGTTACTGCACCAGTATTATGTATACACTGGCTTTTACTCTTTTCTTAAAGATGCACTTAAAAAAGCACTACCACCTATACTATTTGTTGTAGCTGCCATAGTATGTATACACTACTTTGTAATAGACCTTAACACGGCATTACAATACGTGATAGATAATTACTCTAACTTCTTAGTGCTTACTTTATTCTTTGTTTCGGAGTCTATACTCGGTATTATTCCTCCAGAGCTTTTTATAGCTTGGAGTGATAAAACTAGCGATCCTGTATTATATCTTTCTATTATAGCCCTACTATCTTACCTAGGTGGTGCTGTCTCTTATTTTACGGGAAGAGCTTCTCTAAAAATACCAGCGGTACACAACTACCTTGAAGTAAGAATGGAAAAGCATTTAAAAAATGCTCGTAAATGGGGAGGGTTCTTAATTTTAGTAGGAGCTTTGCTCCCATTACCCTTTGCCGTAGCAAGTCTTGCTGCTGGTATGATTCGTTTTGATTTTAAATATTGGGCACTCTTTGGTCTAGCGCGTTTTGTACGTTATGCGATTTATGGAGCAGCCATTTTTAGCCTTGTCTCTTAA
- the rlmH gene encoding 23S rRNA (pseudouridine(1915)-N(3))-methyltransferase RlmH: MNIKLLCVGKTDNKQLQALVDEYSKRLNFYIKYNIETLPDIKNVKNLSEQEQKTKEGALILSKLGPYDHLVLFDENGKLFSSVGFSKFLQKKMNSGIKTLVFVIGGPYGFSQEVYNKAIGKVSLSQMTFSHQMVRLFITEQIYRGFTILKGEPYHHQ; this comes from the coding sequence ATGAATATAAAACTTCTATGCGTAGGTAAGACAGATAACAAGCAGCTACAGGCACTCGTAGATGAGTACAGCAAGCGCTTGAATTTTTATATTAAATACAATATTGAGACTCTTCCAGATATAAAGAATGTAAAAAATCTCAGTGAGCAAGAGCAAAAGACTAAAGAAGGTGCCCTCATACTTTCAAAATTGGGCCCCTATGACCACCTTGTGCTCTTTGACGAGAATGGCAAATTATTTTCTAGCGTGGGGTTTTCTAAGTTTTTACAAAAAAAGATGAACAGTGGTATAAAAACTTTAGTCTTTGTGATAGGAGGTCCCTATGGTTTTTCTCAAGAAGTTTACAATAAAGCGATAGGTAAAGTATCTTTGTCACAAATGACCTTCTCCCACCAGATGGTACGTTTATTTATCACAGAGCAAATTTATAGAGGGTTTACCATTTTAAAAGGAGAACCTTATCATCATCAATAA
- the nadC gene encoding carboxylating nicotinate-nucleotide diphosphorylase, protein MITEAQFQLEIDGIISNAIREDVGDGDHSSLACIPADATGKAKLLVKDEGILAGCAFAKAVFSYVDDSLVVEDVHTDGDQVKYGDIAFYVSGSSQSILKAERLVLNAMQRMSAIATKTKFFVNLLEGTGTKILDTRKTTPGIRALEKWAVKIGGGENHRFALYDMIMLKDNHIDFAGGVTKAILKTAAYLKTENRDLKIIVEARSLEEIEEILENHEHVYRILIDNFNYEDTRKAVALIGDKCLTESSGGINEETIREYALCGVDYISSGALTHSVYNLDLSLKAV, encoded by the coding sequence ATGATAACAGAAGCGCAGTTTCAGCTTGAGATAGATGGTATAATTTCTAATGCAATAAGAGAAGATGTAGGTGATGGAGATCACAGCAGTCTGGCTTGTATACCGGCAGATGCAACGGGTAAGGCTAAGTTACTGGTAAAGGATGAGGGGATTCTTGCAGGTTGCGCTTTCGCGAAAGCGGTATTTTCCTACGTAGATGACAGCCTCGTAGTAGAAGATGTACATACAGATGGTGACCAGGTAAAGTATGGAGACATTGCATTTTACGTATCTGGCTCGAGCCAAAGTATTTTAAAGGCAGAGCGACTGGTGCTTAACGCAATGCAACGTATGAGCGCCATAGCGACCAAAACAAAGTTCTTTGTAAACCTACTCGAGGGAACAGGCACAAAAATACTCGACACCAGAAAGACCACTCCAGGTATACGCGCCTTAGAAAAATGGGCAGTAAAAATAGGAGGGGGAGAAAATCATCGTTTTGCACTGTATGATATGATTATGCTTAAGGATAATCACATAGACTTTGCTGGAGGAGTGACTAAGGCGATACTTAAAACTGCAGCTTATCTTAAAACGGAAAATCGAGATCTTAAAATAATCGTAGAGGCGAGAAGCCTTGAGGAGATAGAAGAGATTCTTGAAAATCACGAGCACGTATACCGTATTCTTATAGATAATTTTAATTATGAAGATACGCGTAAGGCGGTTGCTCTTATAGGTGATAAATGCCTTACAGAATCTTCTGGTGGTATTAATGAAGAGACCATACGTGAGTATGCACTTTGTGGTGTAGATTATATTTCTAGTGGAGCACTTACTCACTCTGTTTATAATCTAGATTTAAGCCTTAAAGCGGTATAA
- a CDS encoding YihY/virulence factor BrkB family protein, with protein MASDKTLEQRLMRFKPFCWIVAMLDKVVIPGFEGMTLLNLSRAYFTGIIKGALGSRAGSIAYSFFMAIFPALIFVLNLIPYVPVPDFDIKFMAFIYELIPSQSLDFFRPIISDIAQNERAGLLSVAGLLALFLTANGINSIFSGFEGSHYNEINRSFFRQYAVAIATSIILALLLVTTISVVVYFEYLLVSLKERDFMSTDLDITLLSVGKNVFVLIMIYAVIATLYYFGTKEGRKSRFFSPGALMTTILFMITTYLFGIYIDTFGRYNELYGSIGALLIMMLYIWLNSNLILLGFELNATLQKLRILHKKPN; from the coding sequence ATGGCTTCAGACAAGACCTTAGAGCAACGCCTTATGCGGTTCAAGCCTTTTTGCTGGATCGTAGCAATGCTAGATAAGGTGGTGATTCCTGGTTTTGAAGGGATGACTTTACTAAACTTGTCACGCGCTTACTTTACTGGTATTATAAAGGGTGCGCTGGGATCTAGAGCAGGATCTATTGCTTATAGTTTTTTTATGGCCATTTTTCCTGCGCTTATATTTGTGCTTAATCTTATACCTTATGTACCTGTGCCAGACTTTGATATTAAGTTTATGGCGTTTATTTATGAGCTCATACCATCACAGTCACTAGATTTTTTTAGGCCTATTATAAGTGATATTGCACAAAATGAGCGTGCAGGTTTGCTGTCTGTAGCTGGTCTTCTTGCTTTGTTTCTTACGGCAAATGGTATTAACTCCATTTTTAGTGGTTTTGAGGGTTCTCATTACAATGAGATTAATCGAAGCTTTTTTAGGCAGTATGCTGTGGCTATAGCGACCTCTATTATCTTGGCATTGTTGTTGGTTACTACTATATCAGTAGTTGTTTATTTTGAGTATTTACTCGTTTCTCTCAAGGAGAGAGACTTTATGAGTACAGACTTAGATATAACATTGCTATCGGTTGGAAAAAATGTTTTTGTATTGATAATGATATATGCTGTGATTGCAACACTCTATTATTTTGGTACCAAAGAGGGGCGCAAAAGCAGATTTTTTTCACCAGGTGCATTAATGACTACTATATTATTTATGATAACCACGTACCTTTTTGGTATTTATATCGACACTTTTGGAAGATATAATGAGTTGTATGGCTCAATTGGTGCATTATTGATAATGATGCTTTATATTTGGTTGAACTCTAATCTTATATTATTAGGATTTGAGCTCAATGCAACATTGCAAAAACTAAGGATATTACACAAAAAACCTAATTAA
- a CDS encoding chalcone isomerase family protein, whose amino-acid sequence MKKYLLALVAVCSLTFSQAQTVVGDATLPNTMTVEGTDLVLNGAGMREKVIFDLYAGGLYLASKKSDAAAIVNADETMAMKLDIVSGMVSSKKMIGAVDDGFDASMNGDTSSLDAQITKFKGFFSDKIVKTNVFDIAYVKGKGTVVSKNGKEVGMIPGLEFKKALFGIWLGSNPADDDLKEAMLGKN is encoded by the coding sequence ATGAAGAAGTATTTATTAGCACTAGTAGCAGTATGTAGTCTTACTTTTAGTCAAGCTCAAACAGTTGTAGGTGATGCAACATTACCTAACACAATGACTGTAGAAGGAACAGATCTCGTTTTAAACGGTGCGGGAATGAGAGAAAAAGTAATTTTTGATCTTTACGCGGGAGGATTATACCTAGCCTCAAAAAAGAGTGATGCGGCTGCTATTGTAAACGCAGATGAGACAATGGCTATGAAGCTAGATATCGTTTCTGGTATGGTGTCAAGTAAGAAAATGATAGGAGCAGTAGATGATGGTTTTGACGCTTCTATGAATGGAGACACAAGCTCCTTAGATGCACAAATCACAAAATTTAAAGGTTTCTTTAGCGATAAGATTGTAAAAACAAACGTTTTTGATATTGCTTATGTAAAAGGAAAAGGAACTGTTGTTAGTAAAAACGGTAAAGAAGTAGGAATGATACCAGGATTAGAATTCAAAAAAGCACTTTTTGGAATTTGGTTAGGAAGCAACCCTGCAGATGATGATCTTAAAGAAGCGATGCTAGGTAAAAACTAG
- a CDS encoding DUF2147 domain-containing protein — MKYLISLFIVLLFTASAVAQQDAVFGKWKTIDDETGEAKSIVEIYKKGDKVYGKIIDILNPQDRDKLCIYCEGEDYNKPVLGLDIIKNLERDDDEYTGGTVFDPEKGKTYKAKIWIENDNPDKLYLRGYIAFLYRTQEWIRVK; from the coding sequence ATGAAGTACTTAATTAGTTTATTTATTGTATTACTGTTTACCGCAAGCGCTGTGGCGCAGCAAGACGCTGTTTTTGGTAAGTGGAAAACTATAGATGATGAGACTGGTGAGGCAAAATCTATTGTAGAGATTTATAAAAAGGGTGATAAAGTTTATGGTAAGATTATAGACATACTTAACCCTCAAGATCGAGATAAACTATGTATTTACTGCGAGGGTGAAGATTATAACAAGCCTGTACTTGGTCTGGATATTATTAAAAACCTAGAAAGAGATGATGACGAGTATACAGGAGGTACTGTTTTTGATCCAGAAAAAGGGAAAACCTATAAGGCAAAAATTTGGATAGAAAATGATAATCCAGATAAGCTCTATCTTAGGGGTTATATTGCCTTCTTATATAGAACTCAAGAGTGGATACGCGTTAAGTAA
- the priA gene encoding replication restart helicase PriA, with protein sequence MPHFIDVILPIPVENTFTYLVSEAEYNYIQKGMRVAVPFGKKKVYASIVKNKHTNAPTIYEAKEIQQILDEDPIVTEQQLTFWSWIANYYMCTEGEVMRAALPKAFLLESETVIRLKSDGLVINDEELQDDEFLIYEALQHRSELKVHEVMDILDKKKILPSIQRLIDQGVLEMQEEIYEQYVPKLVKFITIAPEYDSEEALPVILEELSRAPKQREMVLTFFSLKAKTNKPISSQELQKASGATASQLNALVDKGVFQTYQKRQDRVGFEGEVFETKTLNTYQATALSEIKTHFETKDVTLLHGVTASGKTEIYVQLIEEMLATGDQILYLLPEIALTTQLISRLQTYFGERVAIFHSKYSVNERVEVWNNVLKKMDKAQIIIGARSALLLPFRDLKLIVVDEEHESSFKQYDPAPRYHARDCAIVLGAFFKAKVLLGSATPSIETVYNAQSGKYGYVSLKQRHGNILMPEINLVDIKEKSRKREMTGHFSDTLLRAITDALALGEQVILFQNRRGFSPILECNTCGHAPQCPNCDVSLTYHKYRSQLRCHYCGYNIALQQKCMACGSTDLTTKGFGTEQIEAELKELYPDNNIARMDSDTTRGKYGFEKLITAFEQEQIDILVGTQMLTKGLDFRNVTLVGIMNADSMLNFPDFRAHERSYQLIAQVSGRAGRTEKQGKVLVQTYNPYHQILQQVSSNKFEEMYKEQLEERRNFKYPPFHRLIRITLKHRDYQKIDESSIWLSKALRQTLGAEAVLGPETPSIARIRNLYRRNILIKISRKQNLLETKKTIGRVVTSFNAIAQYRSVRLVVDVDCY encoded by the coding sequence ATGCCCCACTTTATAGACGTCATACTTCCTATACCTGTAGAAAATACGTTTACCTACCTCGTCTCAGAGGCAGAATATAATTACATACAGAAAGGAATGCGTGTTGCAGTTCCTTTTGGTAAAAAGAAAGTGTACGCCTCTATCGTAAAAAATAAGCACACTAATGCTCCCACAATCTATGAGGCAAAGGAAATTCAGCAAATTTTAGATGAAGATCCTATAGTTACAGAACAGCAACTCACATTCTGGTCTTGGATTGCAAATTATTATATGTGTACCGAGGGGGAAGTGATGCGAGCAGCATTACCCAAAGCATTTTTACTAGAGAGTGAGACCGTTATAAGGCTCAAGTCTGATGGTCTTGTAATTAATGATGAAGAGCTTCAAGATGATGAGTTTCTAATTTATGAAGCATTACAACATCGCTCAGAGCTTAAAGTGCACGAAGTGATGGATATTCTTGATAAAAAGAAAATACTACCTTCTATACAGCGCCTTATAGATCAAGGGGTTTTAGAAATGCAAGAAGAGATTTACGAGCAGTATGTCCCTAAGCTTGTAAAGTTTATTACAATAGCCCCAGAGTATGACAGTGAGGAGGCTTTGCCTGTTATTCTAGAAGAATTATCTCGCGCACCAAAACAAAGAGAGATGGTGCTCACTTTTTTTTCGCTTAAAGCGAAAACTAACAAACCCATATCTTCACAAGAGTTGCAAAAAGCATCTGGAGCAACCGCTAGTCAGCTCAACGCGCTGGTAGATAAAGGAGTTTTTCAAACATATCAAAAACGCCAAGATAGAGTAGGGTTTGAGGGAGAAGTTTTTGAGACGAAGACTCTCAACACTTATCAAGCAACAGCATTGTCTGAGATTAAAACACATTTTGAAACAAAAGACGTTACATTATTACACGGTGTAACTGCTTCTGGTAAGACAGAAATCTATGTTCAGCTCATAGAAGAAATGCTTGCAACTGGAGATCAAATTCTATATCTCCTCCCGGAGATTGCTCTTACCACACAGTTAATAAGTAGGCTGCAAACTTATTTTGGAGAAAGAGTGGCTATATTTCATTCTAAGTATTCTGTAAATGAGCGAGTAGAAGTATGGAATAATGTCCTAAAAAAAATGGACAAGGCCCAAATCATTATTGGAGCGAGAAGTGCATTACTACTACCGTTTAGAGATTTAAAACTTATTGTGGTAGATGAAGAGCACGAGAGTAGCTTTAAGCAATATGATCCCGCACCAAGGTATCACGCTCGCGACTGTGCTATTGTGCTAGGAGCATTTTTTAAAGCCAAAGTCTTATTAGGTTCTGCAACGCCATCTATCGAGACCGTTTATAATGCCCAGAGCGGAAAGTATGGGTATGTCTCTTTAAAACAGCGTCACGGTAATATTTTAATGCCAGAAATTAACCTTGTAGATATCAAAGAGAAGTCTCGTAAAAGAGAGATGACAGGGCACTTTTCTGATACACTATTACGAGCAATTACAGATGCACTGGCACTAGGTGAGCAGGTTATTTTATTTCAAAACAGGCGTGGTTTTTCTCCTATTTTAGAGTGTAATACTTGTGGGCACGCTCCACAATGTCCTAATTGTGATGTGAGTCTTACCTATCATAAGTATAGATCACAACTTCGTTGTCATTATTGTGGTTACAACATTGCCCTACAGCAAAAGTGTATGGCCTGTGGTAGCACAGATCTCACAACTAAGGGATTTGGTACAGAACAAATAGAAGCAGAGCTCAAGGAGTTGTATCCAGATAACAATATCGCTCGTATGGACTCAGACACCACAAGAGGTAAGTATGGTTTTGAGAAACTTATAACAGCTTTTGAGCAAGAGCAAATAGATATTTTAGTAGGCACGCAAATGCTTACCAAAGGGTTAGACTTTAGAAACGTAACCTTAGTAGGAATTATGAATGCAGATAGTATGCTCAACTTCCCAGACTTTAGAGCACACGAGCGTAGCTATCAATTAATTGCTCAGGTATCAGGTAGGGCAGGGCGTACCGAAAAGCAAGGTAAAGTACTTGTGCAGACTTATAATCCTTATCATCAAATCTTACAGCAGGTTTCTTCAAATAAATTTGAAGAGATGTATAAAGAGCAATTAGAAGAGCGTCGCAACTTTAAGTATCCACCTTTTCATAGGTTGATACGCATTACATTAAAACATAGAGATTATCAAAAAATAGATGAATCTAGTATTTGGCTATCTAAGGCATTGCGACAAACGCTAGGTGCAGAGGCGGTACTAGGTCCAGAAACACCATCTATAGCAAGAATAAGAAATCTCTACAGGCGTAATATCCTTATTAAAATAAGTAGAAAACAAAATTTACTCGAAACCAAAAAAACCATAGGTAGAGTAGTGACAAGTTTTAATGCTATTGCTCAGTATCGTAGTGTTCGATTAGTCGTAGATGTAGATTGTTATTAG
- a CDS encoding LytR/AlgR family response regulator transcription factor yields MDGVLLDCAVVDDSSLQRLAIVKMINDHPNLRLVAEYNNAIETKNGLLETKVDLIFLDIEMPILSGFDLLDDLIHKPQIIFVTGKTKYAYKAFNYNAIDYLRKPLTKDRFTNAVYKAISLHKLKTEGAVEDDDYIFVKSNLKKKKVMLNELKYITALGDYVKLVTVHDPIVVLATMKSFVAQLPPERFMRIHKSYIINIDKVDKYNSRNIEIDGEKIPLSRHKKSELIDALSA; encoded by the coding sequence GTGGACGGAGTATTATTAGATTGTGCAGTTGTAGATGATTCTAGCTTACAACGACTGGCTATTGTAAAGATGATTAATGATCATCCTAACCTAAGATTAGTAGCCGAATATAACAATGCCATTGAAACAAAGAATGGTCTTTTAGAAACAAAGGTTGATCTTATCTTCTTAGATATTGAAATGCCTATACTCTCTGGGTTTGACCTACTAGATGACCTCATACACAAACCACAAATTATATTTGTAACTGGTAAAACAAAGTATGCTTACAAGGCCTTTAATTATAATGCTATAGATTATTTACGTAAGCCTCTTACTAAGGATCGTTTTACAAATGCTGTTTACAAAGCAATAAGTCTTCATAAACTAAAAACCGAAGGTGCGGTAGAAGATGATGATTACATTTTTGTAAAAAGTAACCTAAAAAAGAAAAAGGTGATGCTTAACGAGCTTAAGTATATTACTGCTCTTGGAGATTATGTGAAACTTGTAACTGTGCACGACCCTATTGTTGTGCTTGCGACGATGAAATCTTTTGTTGCACAATTACCTCCAGAACGTTTTATGCGTATACACAAGTCTTATATTATAAATATAGACAAGGTAGATAAGTACAACAGTAGAAATATTGAGATAGATGGGGAGAAAATACCGCTATCTAGACATAAAAAATCTGAGCTTATAGATGCGCTCTCTGCTTAA
- the rpsF gene encoding 30S ribosomal protein S6 translates to MNHYETVFILNPVLSDDQIKETVKKYEGLLKEKGAKMISKEDWGLKKLAYPIQNKKSGFYHLLEFTVDGQAINDYELAFRRDERVMRYLTVAMDKHAISWAERRREKLKKQKA, encoded by the coding sequence ATGAACCATTACGAAACTGTTTTCATCTTGAATCCCGTTTTATCTGATGATCAGATAAAGGAAACAGTAAAGAAGTACGAAGGACTTCTTAAAGAAAAGGGTGCTAAGATGATTAGTAAAGAGGATTGGGGCTTAAAAAAGCTTGCATATCCTATCCAAAACAAGAAAAGCGGTTTTTACCACTTACTTGAATTTACTGTTGATGGACAAGCTATCAATGATTACGAACTAGCTTTTCGCCGTGACGAGCGCGTTATGCGTTACCTTACGGTAGCTATGGATAAGCACGCGATCTCGTGGGCTGAAAGAAGACGTGAAAAACTAAAAAAGCAAAAAGCGTAA
- the rpsR gene encoding 30S ribosomal protein S18 — protein MASLQQQAKGKKDGDIRYLTPLNIETNKAKKYCRFKKSGIKYVDYKDADWLAGFVNEQGKLLPRRLTGTSLKYQRKVSVAVKRARHLALMPYVTDLYK, from the coding sequence ATGGCATCTTTACAACAACAAGCAAAAGGAAAGAAGGACGGAGATATCAGATATCTTACTCCTCTTAATATTGAAACTAACAAAGCAAAGAAGTACTGTCGCTTTAAGAAGTCTGGTATCAAGTATGTAGATTACAAAGATGCAGACTGGCTAGCAGGTTTTGTAAACGAGCAAGGTAAATTGTTACCACGTCGTCTTACAGGAACTTCTTTAAAGTACCAACGTAAAGTGTCTGTAGCTGTAAAAAGAGCTCGTCACCTTGCATTGATGCCTTATGTAACTGATTTATACAAATAG
- the rplI gene encoding 50S ribosomal protein L9: MELILKKDVENLGFADDIVQVKNGYGRNYLIPNGHAVLATPSAKKVLAENLKQRAHKEQKVVDDAQKQADKLNALEVKISAKTGDGDKLFGSITNADVAEYLAKEGVEVDKKYIAIAGNTVKRLGNYEAKVRFHRDVVATLPFDVVAEAN; the protein is encoded by the coding sequence ATGGAACTTATATTAAAGAAGGACGTTGAGAATCTAGGATTTGCAGACGATATAGTACAGGTAAAAAATGGATACGGTAGAAATTACCTAATCCCTAACGGTCACGCAGTACTAGCTACGCCTAGCGCAAAGAAAGTACTTGCAGAAAACCTAAAGCAACGCGCTCACAAAGAGCAAAAAGTTGTAGATGATGCACAGAAGCAAGCAGATAAACTTAACGCTTTAGAAGTTAAGATATCAGCAAAAACTGGAGACGGAGACAAACTTTTCGGATCTATTACAAATGCAGATGTAGCAGAATACCTAGCAAAAGAAGGAGTAGAGGTAGACAAAAAGTATATCGCTATCGCTGGTAACACAGTAAAACGTTTAGGTAACTATGAAGCAAAAGTACGTTTCCACAGAGATGTGGTAGCTACACTTCCTTTTGACGTAGTTGCAGAAGCAAACTAA
- a CDS encoding DUF6495 family protein, whose protein sequence is MKYARLTKEQLEELHPEFINFLATQSITADEWATIKENQPLVAEEEIDVFSDLVWEGVLTKAQYLEHISPNQMHLFFLRENNMALIAIKINKENIDITTAEGYGWLKENLGDDDVVFMSASKDYSEDRNADKFKLIREGAVITRGDLYKWFERFVDVK, encoded by the coding sequence ATGAAATACGCTCGCCTTACAAAAGAACAACTAGAAGAACTACACCCAGAGTTTATAAACTTTCTAGCTACCCAATCTATCACTGCAGATGAGTGGGCAACTATTAAAGAAAACCAACCCCTCGTTGCAGAAGAAGAGATAGACGTCTTTTCTGACCTAGTATGGGAGGGTGTACTCACAAAGGCTCAATACCTAGAGCATATCTCGCCTAACCAGATGCACCTTTTCTTTTTAAGAGAAAATAATATGGCACTTATAGCCATAAAAATTAATAAAGAAAACATAGATATCACTACCGCAGAAGGGTATGGATGGCTTAAGGAAAACTTAGGTGATGATGATGTGGTATTTATGAGCGCAAGTAAAGACTATAGTGAAGACCGCAATGCAGATAAGTTTAAACTCATAAGAGAAGGTGCTGTAATCACACGTGGCGATTTATACAAATGGTTTGAGCGCTTTGTAGATGTGAAGTAA
- a CDS encoding DEAD/DEAH box helicase gives MISNQKNQQQILAKLGITSLNEMQEAAQLAIHSAKEVILLSPTGTGKTLAFLLPVIAELDLSIEEVQLLIVVPSRELAIQIENVARNMGTGYKIHAAYGGQSFNTDRQAIKHRPAILIGTPGRLADHLRRETFSTDHIKTLVLDEFDKSLEVGFEGEMTEIMSFLPALEKKVLTSATQGVDIPRFVGLDSPVEVDYLHQGGSKLEIKAIISPEKDKLDTLVKALCHLGDQPGIIFCNFKDTISRISDYLNDHGIAHGTFYGGMEQRERELSLLKFRNGTHQLLLATDLAARGIDVPEIKFIIHYHLPIHSEEFTHRNGRTARMQSEGTAYVLHWRNERLPDFMPVMDEEYLHDREIPEGSQWTTLELSGGRKDKISKGDIAGFFFKEGNAQREQLGTIEVKNTQSFVAVHKSAAQSFIKKLDNKRLKKAKLRIRLA, from the coding sequence ATGATAAGTAATCAAAAAAATCAGCAACAAATTCTAGCAAAACTAGGAATCACCTCACTTAACGAGATGCAGGAGGCGGCACAACTTGCCATACATTCTGCAAAAGAAGTGATCTTACTATCTCCTACCGGTACTGGTAAAACGCTTGCATTTTTACTACCCGTAATTGCAGAATTAGATTTAAGTATAGAAGAAGTGCAACTACTTATAGTAGTCCCTTCTAGAGAGCTGGCTATACAGATAGAAAATGTCGCCCGCAATATGGGTACGGGTTATAAGATACACGCCGCTTATGGTGGTCAAAGTTTTAATACAGATAGACAAGCCATAAAACACCGTCCAGCAATATTAATAGGAACACCAGGTAGACTTGCAGACCACCTACGTAGAGAAACTTTTTCTACAGATCACATCAAAACGCTTGTGCTTGATGAATTTGACAAATCACTAGAAGTAGGTTTTGAGGGAGAGATGACCGAGATAATGAGCTTTTTACCTGCTTTAGAAAAAAAGGTACTTACCTCTGCAACTCAAGGCGTAGATATCCCTCGTTTTGTAGGGCTTGACAGCCCTGTAGAAGTAGATTATTTACATCAAGGTGGCTCTAAGCTAGAAATAAAAGCGATTATATCACCAGAAAAAGATAAGCTAGACACGCTAGTAAAAGCTTTATGTCACTTAGGCGATCAACCAGGTATTATCTTCTGTAACTTTAAAGATACCATCTCTAGAATAAGTGATTATCTTAACGATCACGGGATCGCACACGGCACTTTTTATGGAGGAATGGAGCAGCGTGAGCGTGAGTTATCACTTCTTAAATTTAGAAATGGTACACACCAGCTACTGCTAGCAACAGATCTTGCTGCACGTGGTATAGATGTACCAGAAATCAAGTTTATTATACATTACCACCTTCCTATACACTCAGAAGAGTTTACACACCGTAACGGTCGTACGGCTCGTATGCAGTCTGAAGGTACGGCTTATGTACTACACTGGCGCAACGAGCGATTACCAGACTTTATGCCGGTAATGGATGAAGAGTACTTACACGACAGAGAGATACCAGAAGGATCACAGTGGACGACCCTTGAGCTCTCTGGTGGTCGTAAAGACAAGATATCAAAAGGTGATATCGCTGGTTTTTTCTTTAAAGAAGGAAATGCACAACGCGAGCAACTAGGAACCATTGAGGTCAAAAACACTCAATCTTTTGTAGCGGTGCACAAAAGTGCTGCTCAATCGTTTATAAAAAAGTTAGATAACAAACGTCTTAAAAAAGCAAAATTGAGGATACGACTAGCTTAG